The region TGATGGTGAATATCGTTATGGTGATCGCCCCATCCCTGCCTTACAAGGACTCGATTGCCACAACACCGTCATGTATGTGGGGACTTTTTCCAAAATTCTCTTTCCCTCGTTACGCCTGGGTTATCTGGTCGTGCCAACCCCTTGGATACCCCTGGTAAGTCGGGCGAAATGGTTATGCGATCGCCATTGTTCGATGCTAGACCAATATGCCCTCACCGATTTCTTTACCGAAGGTCACTTTGAACGACACATCAGACGAATGCGACATCTTTACGATCAGCGTCGCCAAGTATTGGTACAAGCGTTGAACAAGACTTTTGGAAGCAGAGTAACGATTTTGGGAGAGAATGCGGGGATTCATTTAATGGCGAAATTAGAAACCGATTGGCCTGACGATCGCATCATTCAACGGGCAGCAAGTGTCGATATCGGCTTGATCAGCGCCCAAGGTTATTATTTAGCTGCTCCTAACTCAGGAGAGTTTATTTTTGGTTACTCTCAGCTTAATGAAACTCAGATCGAAGAGGGGATTCGGGCGATCGGTCAAGTTCTATAGCCGTCAAGACATTACAGCACTTTTCTCTTCTATGAGATCCATGAATGACTGTTTTTAACGATCGCTAAAATAGCGAAAAGCTCCATCAAGTCTGTTGTTTACTCCCCCTATCCACCCATAACGGCACTTTGCATTCTATCCTTAATACGGATGTTGAACCCAGTCTTGAGTCTGATTAAACGGTAACTCTTCATTAATCGCATCAATTTGTAATTGCTCGGCTTCATTGATTTGATCGATGTGGGTTTTCATGATTTGCATTAATCGTTGATTGTAAAATCGATGCAGGCTATGGTGAGGAGTTGCGGGGAAGCCGCGCCGCTTCTTGTGTCGTCCTCCAGCACCGGGATCGAAGCGTTGAATGCCGTTGGCGATCGCCCATTCAATGGGTGTATAATAACAAGCATTAAAGTGCAGACAATCCAATTCTTCAAAACTGCCCCAATAGCGTCCATAAAGTTGATCGGCTTTAGTGACACAAAAAGACATCCCCACCGGTTTGCGATCGTTCCCCTCTCGATAAGCAGCACTTAATACCAGGCGATGGCGATAACGATCGTAAAGGCGCTCAAAAAAAGTCTTGGTTAAATATTTGCTCCCCCACCAGCCAAATTGATCGCAGTGATGGCTATAAAAATGGTACATATCCGAGAGCAGATTATGGGTAATCTCTTCTCCATTGTGGACTTTCATGGTTAATTGGGCTTTTTGAATGGCTTTACGCTCGCGTTTAATGTTGCGCCGTTGATTGGCATTAAACATGCCCAAATAATCATCAAACGTCTGGAAGCCTTGATTATGCCAAATACTGCTATGGTGCAACCAGCCAGAAAAGCCATATTTTTGAATCATCGGTTTCCACTTAGGATCGACATAGAGGAAATTACAGCCGGAAATATCGTGGCGATCGCAAAATTGATCAATGGCAGCGA is a window of Roseofilum reptotaenium CS-1145 DNA encoding:
- a CDS encoding GNAT family N-acetyltransferase yields the protein MRQYSIRWISQISEVPQQEWDVLAQPLKTPFLEWEWLHNMEASGSATAQAGWQPCHLTVWHDRTLVAAAPLYVKGHSYGEFVFDHQWADLAYRLGIEYYPKLLGMSPFTPALGYRFLVDPTEDEESLTEIMVAAIDQFCDRHDISGCNFLYVDPKWKPMIQKYGFSGWLHHSSIWHNQGFQTFDDYLGMFNANQRRNIKRERKAIQKAQLTMKVHNGEEITHNLLSDMYHFYSHHCDQFGWWGSKYLTKTFFERLYDRYRHRLVLSAAYREGNDRKPVGMSFCVTKADQLYGRYWGSFEELDCLHFNACYYTPIEWAIANGIQRFDPGAGGRHKKRRGFPATPHHSLHRFYNQRLMQIMKTHIDQINEAEQLQIDAINEELPFNQTQDWVQHPY